The genomic segment TATGTTCATATTTCAGGCCTGTGGGTGGTCTATATTtgacatatatgtatatatgggGGTCAGGCCTGTGGGTTATTATTTGTAAGATGTAGATTTCAGggcctgtgtgtatatatttgtacataTGGTACTATATTTTCAGTCAGcctgtgtatatatttggtACTAGGTATATATTTTCAggcctgtgtgtatatatttgtaacatatgtatatatttttcaggCCCTGTGTGTATAAGTTGTacatatatgtaatatatgttcaggcctgtgtgtatatatttttgggGTGGTACATAATGTGTGTAGATGTTCAggcctgtgtgtatatatttgtacaatatgtatatatttcaggCCTGTGTGTAATATTGTAcaaatgtatatatttcaggCCTGGTTTGTATATATTTGGTAACATATGTGGTGTATATTATTGGATTCCTGATCACACGGTGGCTGAGGTCACGTTAGTGTGTGGGAGCAGCAGCGGGCCGGCTGCACTGCAGTCAGGCCTCACCTGTCGGTCGAGCATCCGCTGCCCTTCCGGACccaaatgcaaacacagagcGTACGATAACCAGAGCATTCATCACGACACCGCGTTGAAAACCCGAATCCGGACCCGCTCATACGGGATAAAGGCCGTTCGTGGAGAGTTAAACGGAcctccgtctgtctgcctgtcctgtCTGTTCAGAGGGGAATCACAATTATCGGGCGGACAGACGGACGACAGCTTTCGGTGTCCTCTGCGCACACGTACATAAGCAGCACCGCCCCCCCACCAGAGATCCCGGAGCGGCGCGGAGGCCTTGGTGGATGCTGTCCGGCGGGTGGACCCGGGCGGGCCGCCGGTGAAGGCTGCAGCAGCCGGCCTGTCCGCGGGAGAATCCCCCCGCTGAGGAGATCAGACAAAAGCCCGCAGAATAAGCTCGTGATGAGAAACCCCAATTAGAATAAAATCCGGTACCTGACCATCCAAGCcgacctcctcctctgctccgtAAATCCCAACTGCACCAGCAGAGCACGTGCACTCACTCACTGCTCCTCATGCTCCTCCTGCGCCTCCGCCGCCCCGGCTGCGTCCCCTGCCGCAGCGGCCGCCATCCCAGAAAAAAGGCGATTCCCGGCGAGCCTGTAAAACCTCCGCGCCGCAGCAGCGTGTCCATCCGCCGGCCACTCATCCGCCGGCGTGGCCGCTATCCCCCGGCTGTCGGGGCTAAAATGGAGGAGGTCTCTCGTGGAATAGAAACAGAGCGGAAGCCGCTGGCTGCGGGGaggatgaaggaggaagagaggagggaggagaggaggagggaggaggggggagggaggagggggagaggaggaggaggaggagggagaaggggataggggaggagggggagagggtgaGGGATGAGGGTGGAGagacgaaggaggaggagggagaagaggtaGGATGAGGAGGGGGGATGATGGGGGGGAGGGGTTAGATCCGGAGtatgaggaggtgaggaggtggtggagagacGGAGATGAGGGAGAATGTGGTAGGAGACAGGACTTCAGACAGATGGCGCCAAACATCCAGtctcttagttatgctgcctAATACTAGACTACCAGTTACTCCCCCTGTCCTGTCTGTTGCTCTCTCCTGACAACATTGATcgttttatatcagtgaaaacaagGGACTGGAGGGTTCATTGATCAGAGTTGTATAGCATGAAAACACGACCTGGAGTTTTCACTATTCaaggttttatatcagtgaaacaCAGACTGGAGTctcattgattcaggttttatatcagtgaaaaacGGACTGAGTCTCATTGATTCAGGTGtaatatcagtgaaaacatggactggaagtcgcattgattcaggttttaatCAGTGGAAAACATGACTGGAGTTTTCAGCaggattcaggttttatatcaggTGAAActggactggagtttcactgATTCAGGGGTTTTATATCATGAACACATGGGACTGGAGTGTCAATGATTATGTTTTAATATAGTGAAACACGGACTGGAGTTGCACTGATCaaggttttatatcagtgaacaCACGGACCTGGAGTCACAACAACTCATTGATTCAGTTTATATCATAAACAAGCGGAACGATTCATTCTTAAGCTTCTTGACACGCACTCTGAAACAGCGATGATGGAACAGACTGATGTACCTACTGATTTTTACATGGTAAAGAGAGGAGTTCCAACGAATGGATTTTAAAAGTCGTGTAAGGTAGCTACGCCTCGGATTAGTATAACACCAAAGCGAGGGAGCTCAGCTCCTGTCTGGCTGTACGGCCCGAGTGAGGAGGCGGAGCGGAGTTCCGGATTTAAAACTCGTTGTATGTATAGTTCCAGCCTGGTGTAGGAATATTTGTACATATATGGAGATAAttgcaggcctgtgtgtgtgtgtgtgtgtggtgtatatatatatatatatttgtactatatgtatataatttcaggcctgtggtgtgtgtgtgtgtgggtgttgtgtgtgtgtgtgtgtgtgtgtatatatatataatatataatataaaacatataataataagatagagattttttttttttcacagcctgTGTGTATCTCTATCTATATGTTGGTGTCTCTGTCTGTAGAATATTTCACgctgtgtgtgtccctctctgTTTCCAATAGCTTATATTCCgctgtgtgtgtagtgtggtggtgtgtgtgtgtgtgtggtggtgtgtgatgtATATATAGAGATCTCTCCTACTCTCTAGATACTTTAGTACCGTATGTCCGATCACTATTCAGGCCTGTGTGTAatatatttgtacatatatGTATCTATTCTCAGGCCTGGGTCGTACTCATACTCTCTATCTATAGAATATATAAGGTCTATAGGTCACGGccggtgggtgtgtgtgtgtgtgttgtggtagTGTGGGTGGGGTGTATTAGATTTGTCCCTCTGTAGATCTCTTTCACGGCCTGTGTGTTCTCATCGTTTGTACTCTCTGTCTACTTTTGGCCTGTGTGTACTCTTTTGTCCTCTGTTATATCAACTTTTCAggcctgtgtgtatatatttgtacatCTATGATAGCTCATTTATCaggccttgtgtgtgtgtaaattttaTTGGTACATCATGTCTGATTTTCCGGCCTGTGTTTGCATAGTATATATTCCGGCCTGGTATAGATTGTACATATATGTTCATATTTACAGGCCTGGTGGTGGTCTATAGTTTGACTATTTAAATGGTCTGCCTGTGGTTTTTGTAAATGCAggcctgtgtgtatatatttgtaacAATGTATATATTCAGGCCGGTGTGGTATATATTTGTACATGGTATATATTTCAGGCCTTGTGTAATATAGTTTGTACATCGATATATTTCAGGCCTGTGTGTATAATCTTTTGGCAGATAGTTATAGTAATATTTCAGCCTGTGTCTATTTGGTACAGATGGTATATATTTGGCCGgtgtgtatatagtgtacatataatgtatatatttcaggcctgtgtgtatatatttgacATTGTATAGATATTTCAGTTCCTGTGTGTAATAATTGTACATGTATAGTTTCAGGCCTGgtgtatatatttgtacatatggttatattttcagttcaggcctgtgtatatatttggtaacatatatgtatattttcagGCCTGTGTGgtatatatatttgtacatatatgtatatatttcaggcctgtgtgtgtatatatatttgtacatatatgtatatatttcaggcctgtgtgtgtatatatatttgtacatatatgtatatatttcaggcctgtgtatatatatatttgtacatatatgtatatatttcaggcctgtgtgtatatatttgtacatatatgtatatatttcaggcctgtgtgtatatatttgtacatatgtatatatttcaggcctgtgtgtatatatttgtacatatatgtatatatttcaggcctgtgtgtatatatttgtacatatgtatatatttcaggcctgtgtgtatgtatttgtacatatgtatatatttcaggcctgtgtgtatatatttgtacatatgtgtgtatattattgATTCCTGATCACACGGTGCTGAGGTCACGTTAGTGTGTGGATCAGGCAGCGGGCCTGCTGCACCTGCAGTCTGGCCTCACCTGGTCGGCGAGCATCCGCTGCCCGTCCGGACCCAATGTCAAACACAGAGCGACGATACCAGACATTCAGAACCGACACCGACGTTAGACCCGATCCGGACCCGCTCATACGGGATAAAGGCCGTTCGTGGAGGCGTTAAACGGActccgtctgtctgcctgtctgtctgtcagagggGAAATCACATTATCGGTgcggacagacggacggacagcTCGGTGTCCTCTGCGCACACGTTACATAAGCCAGCACCGCCACCCCCACCGAGAGATCCGCGGAGCGGCGCGGAGGCTGGGTGGATGCTGTCCGGGTGGACCCGGGCCGGCCGCCGGTGAGGCTGCAGCAGCGGCCTGTCCGCGGATAATCCCCCGCTGAGGAGATCAGACAAAGCCCGCAGAATAAAGCTCGTGATGAATAAACCCAATTAGAATAAATCCGGTACCTGACCATCCGAAGCcgatcctcctcctctgctccgtTAAATCCACAGACTGCACCGCAGAGCACGTTCACTCCTCACTGCTCCTCACTGCTCCTCACTGCTCCTCCGCCGCCCCGGCTGCGTCCTGCCGCAGCGCCGCCATCCCAGAAAAAAGGCTGATTCACGGCCGAGCTCTGTAAACCTCCGCGCCGCAGCAGCGTGTCCCTCCGCCGGCCACTCAGTCCGCTGCGTGCCGCTGCTCCCCGGCTGTCGGGGCTAAAATGGAGGAGGTCTCTCTGTGAATAGAAACAGAGCGGAGCCGCTGctgctgggaggaggaggaggaggaggaggagggaggagagggaggagagggaggaggggggagagacgACATCTAACAAGGTCTAAGACGCAGTACTCCTCNNNNNNNNNNNNNNNNNNNNNNNNNNNNNNNNNNNNNNNNNNNNNNNNNNNNNNNNNNNNNNNNNNNNNNNNNNNNNNNNNNNNNNNNNNNNNNNNNNNNNNNNNNNNNNNNNNNNNNNNNNNNNNNNNNNNNNNNNNNNNNNNNNNNNNNNNNNNNNNNNNNNNNNNNNNNNNNNNNNNNNNNNNNNNNNNNNNNNNNNNNNNNNNNNNNNNNNNNNNNNNNNNNNNNNNNNNNNNNNNNNNNNNNNNNNNNNNNNNNNNNNNNNNNNNNNNNNNNNNNNNNNNNNNNNNNNNNNNNNNNNNNNNNNNNNNNNNNNNNNNNNNNNNNNNNNNNNNNNNNNNNNNNNNNNNNNNNNNNNNNNNNNNNNNNNNNNNNNNNNNNNNNNNNNNNNNNNNNNNNNNNNNNNNNNNNNNNNNNNNNNNNNNNNNNNNNNNNNNNNNNNNNNNNNNNNNNNNNNNNNNNNNNNNNNNNNNNNNNNNNNNNNNNNNNNNNNNNNNNNNNNNNNNNNNNNNNNNNNNNNNNNNNNNNNNNNNNNNNNNNNNNNNNNNNNNNNNNNNNNNNNNNNNNNNNNNNNNNNNNNNNNNNNNNNNNNNNNNNNNNNNNNNNNNNNNNNNNNNNNNNNNNNNNNNNNNNNNNNNNNNNNNNNNNNNNNNNNNNNNNNNNNNNNNNNNNNNNNNNNNNNNNNNNNNNNNNNNNNNNNNNNNNNNNNNNNNNNNNNNNNNNNNNNNNNNNNNNNNNNNNNNNNNNNNNNNNNNNNNNNNNNNNNNNNNNNNNNNNNNNNNNNNNNNNNNNNNNNNNNNNNNNNNNNNNNNNNNNNNNNNNNNNNNNNNNNNNNNNNNNNNNNNNNNNNNNNNNNNNNNNNNNNNNNNNNNNNNNNNNNNNNNNNNNNNNNNNNNNNNNNNNNNNNNNNNNNNNNNNNNNNNNNNNNNNNNNNNNNNNNNNNNNNNNNNNNNNNNNNNNNNNNNNNNNNNNNNNNNNNNNNNNNNNNNNNNNNNNNNNNNNNNNNNNNNNNNNNNNNNNNNNNNNNNNNNNNNNNNNNNNNNNNNNNNNNNNNNNNNNNNNNNNNNNNNNNNNNNNNNggaggagggggagaggaggaggaggaggagggagaaggggataggggaggagggggagagggtgaGGGATGAGGGTGGAGagacgaaggaggaggagggagaagaggtaGGATGAGGAGGGGGGATGATGGGGGGGAGGGGTTAGATCCGGAGtatgaggaggtgaggaggtggtggagagacGGAGATGAGGGAGAATGTGGTAGGAGACAGGACTTCAGACAGATGGCGCCAAACATCCAGtctcttagttatgctgcctAATACTAGACTACCAGTTACTCCCCCTGTCCTGTCTGTTGCTCTCTCCTgacaatctctctctgtctctctctgtctgtctctctctctgtctctctctctgtctctctctgtctgtctctctctctgtctctctctgtctgtctctctctctgtctctctctgtctgtctctctctgtctgtctgtctgtctctgtctctgtctgtctgtctctgtctctgtctccatctgtacacTAAGgtggaatagttacaagctttggACCCAAACAGAACCTTGTCGTGTCCATGGTTACAGGGTGCAGCGTTCTGTCAGCAGATGTTTTCAGCACGGACCTATGAGGAGCTGCACACAGCTCTCTGCATTGTCTCACTGTGACAAGTTGGCACTAGCTGCAGTTCCAATCGTGAACAGCTGATCGGTGGAGCTTTGCTGATCTGGAGGatcagctgtggagaaaaactGACTGCAACTTTGGAATCAGCAGAAAATTCTAACTCTGTTTCAACTGTTTCAAGTGTTCCCCGGTGTAATCAGAGGGAAGTtacaatatttgatttaaagcaACCTGCTCGACTCGTTTCTGCGGTGACACCGTCTGACTCACTGCATCTGAACACGGTGAAGtaacttcctcttcctccttctgtcGCTCTGCTGCTTCAGACCCGGGAACAGTCTACAGACCCGGGAACAGTCTACAGACCCGGGAACAGTCTACAGACCCGGGAACAGTCTacagctgctgcaggtcagtTCATGTTTGATTGACGGCCAGACTGATCAGTCACCAAGACTGAGAacaccacagactgtctgtagGAGCCATGAAGGCATATATAATGTGCACAGAGCATTCTGAGTTCATGTTTTGgttgttacattttttgttgttgttgttttgtaacaGTTAATTTGAGTGTTGACTGTAGGTGGAAGCACGAGGCGACCATCATTCTTCTTTAATAAAATCCTTAAACTCATTTTTTGTCtccctacagactgtctaaacctggacgtagtctctgtgacgtccccgcagactgtctaaaacctggacgtagtctctgtgacgtccccgcagactgtctaaaacctggacgtagtctctgtgacgtcctcgcagactgtctaaacctggacgtagtctctgtgacatctcAGGTACTGGTTCTTATTTGTCGTACAGGGTGAAGTGGACTGATGGAGTGCCGGACCACAGTCGTTTCTTACCTGAGCTGGATTCTGATTGGTGGGGGCATGGCCTACCTGCTGCACCAGAAGCGGAACCACGCACGTTATGGTCGCTACGTGACGGTGGATCCTCGCTGCTGTTCGGCCAGACTGGGCTGGTTCCTGCAGGAGCTACCGGCCTtcctgctgccgctgctgctgctgttcacagAGGAGTCGAGCGGACAGTGGACCAGGAGGATGGTGCTGCTCTGCACCTTCATGCTGCACTACTTccacaggtcagaggtcacgtcCACAGTCCAATACACACATGATGAGCAGAAAGGTTGACCCCTTATTAGCCGTTGGCTAGTTAGCCAGCTCCAGAAAGCAGACGGAAACATCGTTAAAGGCAACATGAGCTCGCTGCAACATCTCCAACACTTGCACAGTGATCTTTGGATCCATGTGAGTCATGGCGCTCTCATGGCGTCCCTCTACAGCTCCGTCTCATGATGTCACTTCCTTCCCAACAGCTGATTGCAGGAATGTGAAGTTCATGAACGAGCGCCTTGTTTTTCGCCAAACGAGGTCACAAGTCCAAACCGCTGACTCAGTCTGACTGTGACCCGGTCCAAATCCAATAAACCTCTCCATTCCTCAAGAGTTCACGAGACGTAGCCGGTGAACAGTGAATCACCACAGATAACAGGAAGTCTGACCACAGCCTGCAACCAGCTCCAAAATGTCTTCAcaggagacaggaaacaggaagtagagttcatGAAACAGGGACTTGTCATGGATATTGATTGGCCTTTACAGCAGCCAATAGACGCGTTGCACTGCCACTGCTATGCTTTGCAGCTAGCTGCACAGCATAGCACCTCCTGGCCAGTGGCGGCTTGGCTCCTGGTTCTGAGGTATTGTTACATTGAAACtacagaaaatcagaaaatacagGAAGATATAAGCAGGTGGAATTTAGAGTCACCGAATCagtaaaaatgaacatttacatAGAAGACTATTTCAGACTGAAATAAGTGATAAACAGTTTAATGAATGGTACAAATTACTATCGAGATTTAtttggcagaggagaaaacCGAGGATGAAATGTCAAACTCTCTTAGTGAAAGACACGGGGGGCTAGCACTTCCATGCTTAAAAGATTATTATATTTCAGCCCAGTTgaggattttgttttgttggtggaAAGAATGTCAGGGAAATTCCTATTCAGGCAATTTTAGGAGATAAAAGAGTGATTAGAAATGAGCAACAAATGGATCAACTTAAGTCTGAAAACTTGGCTAGGCGTTGTTGGTAAAAGTGGCCTACTTGAAGAGATCCTGAGATGGTGTTCTTATGACCTCGACTTTATTCCAAGTAAATTAGATATTAGCTATAAGAGATGGCCTAAACAAGGTCAGGGGTCAGTGAAGTGCTTTGAGGTACTGAAGAGACAACACGGTTTACATCATCATATTAATAAAAAGTGTCTGAGAATgacttgttaaatgtttttattagtgctAACTCAGAATAATCTGGAGACTTTACAAGGCACTTCAAGAAATTAGGACAACTTGTATGTAGCACctacattaaacaaaaatggGAAACGGAAACTAACAGCTGTATTACAGAAGAAATCTGGACAACATATTGTGAATTTCAGTGGAAGATATCGAGGTCAACCTCTTGGAGAGAGTTTGGCTACAAGAGTCACGTTCAGCAGCTCTTCACTCAGGTTCCTCCAGCTGCTCGAGAAAATGTGGCTCTCAGGAAGCGAAtcgttatttttgttttgggcTTGTCCAATCGTAAATGCTGGCGTAAGATCTACACAGAATTAGTGACAATACTTGGTATGAAAGTTCCTTTTAATTGGGATGAACTCCTCTTTGTTTGGTTTACAAAGAAATGGCTGAAGCCAAACAGCCCATCCATAGAGGACTGCTATATTATTCATGACATCTCTGTGATCAAAGAATCTGATGCTACAGAAAACTACATTTGAGGAAAAATTTTGGGAGAAGTGGAAAAGATATATTTCTCCTAAATGCCCTCCTTTTGTTGAATTCTTtctaaatattttcttcttttcatgttctgttgttaatatttgtatatttcatataaaaactgTAAAGTTAGCTTTATTAAGCAATGAAAACTGTAAAGTGATAATATGTGATtctaaataaagacaaaatatacatatatataaaaaaagaaaactttattaGCTAACTAGCCAGCCATGTTCTTTAGGAGCATCATCTACGCCTTCCTGACCCGAGGACGACCCGTCCCGCTGCCCATCGTCTTCTACGCCGCCATCTTCTGCTCGCTCAACGGCTTCCTGCAGGGCCACCACCTGCTGCACTGCGCCCGCCCCGAGGACCTGCGGCTGACGGACACTCACACGGCTGCAGGTGAGTCGTGACAGGAAACACGATTGGAACTGTTTACTAaaatacccatgagcctcagcagTCGTCGAGCAGGTTCTCTGATTAGAAACGCTGTGGCGCCGCCGGTCACGCGTACGTACAGAGTGTAACATGAACCATGCCCGACACGCCAGCTGGCAGCCATTTTAGATATTTCTTTGcttattttttgtttgcattgcattgtgggaaaacCGTACAGAGTCAAAACCTGCTGAGCCACTATCTGTGCCACAGTATCAAATCAAATGAggaaaaaccacaaaacaaaaggtggaagaaacctcaggaagagccacagaggagggatccctctcccaggacggacagacgtgcaatggatgtcagtgtacaggacaaatcaacacaaacatattgtacaattacaatgactgacaaaatgacaatgaattacaatgaatgataaaatgacaatgaattacaatgactgataaaatgacaatgaattacaatgactgataaaatgacaatgaattacaatgaatgataaaatgattacagtagcagatatgcagcaataatgacagtagtaatatatgtagtggacgtcatgcaggaccacagcagcagccacgatccacgagaacctgctggacgacagagacagaaactccagggaagaagtttagttagtgacatgattaatgagacatgaaggtttacagagagagagagagagagagagagagagagagagagtggagggggagtcatgtgacgttaaaggacaaatcctgatcaaaaacaactccaagattctttacagtggagctggaggccagggtgatcccatctaaagtaactcAGTCTCTccagagtttctgaggtgtttgggtccaattacaagaacttcagtttgtctgaatttaacatcagaaaattgtaggtcatccaactttttatatccttaaggcatgtttggagtttagtgAATTGATTGGTTTTCCAGCTCAACCTCCTTCATGAAGACTTCTCTTTCATGTTTGCATAAGACATCAAGATGTCATCAttaaatcaggtaaaaatgactTCTTTGGCTTCAGAAGCCACACCCAACTGAAgcaactgaaacgtgtcagatgattcagaaaatgacaggaCTGACtttgagatgaattcatctctgtctctctgctcagggtggcctcagcgtgtcatcaagccacccttgAAGGCCCGCCCACAAAACCCTGAAAACTGGCTGAACTTCTGACCTCTAACCTCTGACCTctaacctctgacctctgtctgtctgtaggtctTGTTCTGTTTGTGGTCGGGATGAGCATCAACATCCACAGTGATCACATCCTGCGCAGTCTGAGGAAACCTGGAGAGACCGTCTACAGGATCCCCCACGGTACCACACCAGAACCGGATCCACACCACACCCTGATCCACCCCAGAACCTCCACGTGTATAATTGTTGGCGGTggtctttgtttttcagggggaatgtttgagtttgtttctggaGCGAACTTCTTCGGGGAGATCGTGGAGTGGTGTGGTTATGCTGTAGCTACCTGGTCTTTACCCACCTTCGCCTTCGCCTTCTTCACCATCTGCTCCATCGGGCCTAGAGCCTGCCACCACCACAGGTACCTCTACAATCTGATTGGTTACCACCACATGTACCTCTACAGATTGGTTACCATGGCTTCACTCTGTCCTTCCTGTGTGTCTTGCAGAGACTACCAGCAGAGGTTTGAGGACTACCCTCGCTCCAGGAAAGCTCTCATTCCTTTCATACTGTGACCATGAAGAGTGTCTGCTGCATgtattagcattagcataatCTATGATAGCTGACATGACCTCTAATAACTTTAACATCTAACATTAGCTCtgaaagctaacattagctctgaaagctaacattagctctgaTGACTAACATTAGCTCTGAAAGCTAACATTACCTCTgatagctaacattagctctgatgactaacattagctttgatgactaacattagctctgaaagctaacattagctctgatagctaacattagctctgatgactaacattagctctgatagttaacgttagctctgaaagctaacgttagctctgaaagctaacattagctctaATGACTAACATTAGCTCTGAtagttaacattagctctgTTGAATAACATTAGCTCcgaaagctaacattagctccgatagttaacattagctctgaaagctaacattagctctgatagctaacattagctctgatgactaacattagctctgaaagctaacattagctccgatagttaacattagctctgATAGCTAACAATAGCTCtgaaagctaacattagctctgatagctaacattagctccgatagttaacattagctccgatagctaacattagctctgaTAGCTAACAATAGCTCtgaaagctaacattagctctgatagctaacattagctccgatagttaacattagctccgaaagctaacattagctctgatagctaacattagctctgaTAGCTAACAATAGCTCtgaaagctaacattagctcatgttaatgCCAACAGACCTCACCTCatgacgttttccatcgaggttatgaaaggtgtttaggaaaggtggttatgaaaggtgtttaggaaaggtggttaggaaaggtgtttaggaaaggtggttaggaaaggtgtttaggaaaggtggttaggaaaggtgtttaggaaaggtggttaggtCCTACACGTCTCCTTCACAGAGGTACGCAGA from the Larimichthys crocea isolate SSNF unplaced genomic scaffold, L_crocea_2.0 scaffold532, whole genome shotgun sequence genome contains:
- the LOC104939523 gene encoding 3-oxo-5-alpha-steroid 4-dehydrogenase 2 isoform X2, giving the protein MECRTTVVSYLSWILIGGGMAYLLHQKRNHARYGRYVTVDPRCCSARLGWFLQELPAFLLPLLLLFTEESSGQWTRRMVLLCTFMLHYFHRSIIYAFLTRGRPVPLPIVFYAAIFCSLNGFLQGHHLLHCARPEDLRLTDTHTAAGLVLFVVGMSINIHSDHILRSLRKPGETVYRIPHGGMFEFVSGANFFGEIVEWCGYAVATWSLPTFAFAFFTICSIGPRACHHHRDYQQRFEDYPRSRKALIPFIL
- the LOC104939523 gene encoding 3-oxo-5-alpha-steroid 4-dehydrogenase 2 isoform X1, giving the protein MECRTTVVSYLSWILIGGGMAYLLHQKRNHARYGRYVTVDPRCCSARLGWFLQELPAFLLPLLLLFTEESSGQWTRRMVLLCTFMLHYFHRSIIYAFLTRGRPVPLPIVFYAAIFCSLNGFLQGHHLLHCARPEDLRLTDTHTAAGLVLFVVGMSINIHSDHILRSLRKPGETVYRIPHGTTPEPDPHHTLIHPRTSTCIIVGGGLCFSGGMFEFVSGANFFGEIVEWCGYAVATWSLPTFAFAFFTICSIGPRACHHHRDYQQRFEDYPRSRKALIPFIL